From the genome of Fimbriimonadaceae bacterium:
TCGATGAGCCGCTCACCTTGTTCAAGGTTGGCGATCACTTGAGAGAACAGGGGCTGAAACCACCGGACGAGTGCCGTGTTGGAGCAGTTGCCGATCCGGACCCAGATGACGGGCGTTACCGGCAGAGAGGCAAGTAAGAGAATATTTTTAAAGTCTTCATCCTTTGTGATTATGGTCCGGGCATTGGCAACGGCGTAGTTCCAGATCTCCTGATCCGTTGCGAGGAGTATGCCTACTTCTTCGACGTGAACGGCTCCATGCCCGAGAGATATGATAAGACGAGC
Proteins encoded in this window:
- a CDS encoding DUF5615 family PIN-like protein, translated to MNFLIDAQLPPALARLIISLGHGAVHVEEVGILLATDQEIWNYAVANARTIITKDEDFKNILLLASLPVTPVIWVRIGNCSNTALVRWFQPLFSQVIANLEQGERLIELY